One window of Ziziphus jujuba cultivar Dongzao chromosome 5, ASM3175591v1 genomic DNA carries:
- the LOC107420445 gene encoding S-type anion channel SLAH4, with product METQRSEIELVTDKNPSSVTGDNHNNQQTLFFIIAKRSSKSLESILKKFHAGYFRISLSLGGQALLWKTLADPSHDTNAIRHVLRMLLHPSAFMALWSLAFSTSFLLSLIYLLRCLFYFKLVKAEFLHHVGVNYLFVPWISWLLLLQSAPFLEPRAIPYLVLWWVFAVPVVVLDVKIYGQWFTKGKRFLTMVANPTSQLSVIGNLVGAQAAAHMGWKESAVFLFSLGMVHYLVLLVTLYQRLSGGDCLPVMLRPVFFLFFAAPSAASLAWEAINGAFDVGSKMLFFLSLFLFTSLMCRPRLFRRSMRRFSVAWWAYSFPLNTLALASIKYAQEVKGEIPHILMLLLLVLSVLVSISLIVFTALNTKMLLPDNDPIVCLPNILPVRSASTTNA from the exons ATGGAAACCCAAAGGTCTGAGATTGAGCTCGTAACTGACAAAAACCCCAGCAGCGTCACCGGAGACAACCATAATAATCAACAAACCCTCTTCTTCATCATCGCGAAACGGTCATCAAAATCACTAGAATCCATACTGAAGAAATTCCATGCAGGTTACTTCAGAATAAGCCTGTCTCTAGGAGGCCAAGCTTTGTTATGGAAAACACTCGCGGATCCATCCCATGACACAAACGCCATACGTCACGTGCTTCGCATGCTTCTTCATCCTTCAGCTTTTATGGCACTCTGGTCTTTGGCTTTCTCAACTTCATTTCTGCTTTCTCTTATTTACCTATTGAGATGCTTGTTTTACTTCAAGCTGGTCAAGGCTGAGTTCTTGCACCATGTAGGGGTCAACTATCTTTTCGTTCCATGGATTTCTTGGTTGCTTTTGCTCCAATCCGCACCGTTTTTGGAACCGAGGGCAATCCCTTATCTGGTTCTCTGGTGGGTTTTTGCCGTCCCTGTGGTGGTTCTGGACGTGAAAATATACGGACAATGGTTCACGAAAGGGAAGCGGTTTTTGACGATGGTGGCCAACCCGACGAGCCAGTTATCGGTCATCGGTAACTTGGTTGGAGCACAAGCTGCGGCTCACATGGGGTGGAAAGAGAGCGccgttttcttgttttctttagGCATGGTGCACTATCTGGTGCTTCTGGTGACGCTTTATCAGCGGTTATCGGGTGGTGACTGTCTTCCGGTAATGCTCCGACcggttttcttcttgttcttcgcAGCACCAAGTGCAGCGAGCTTGGCTTGGGAAGCAATTAATGGTGCTTTCGATGTGGGGTCGAAGATGTTATTTTTTCTGTCCCTCTTCCTCTTCACGTCTCTG atgTGCAGGCCAAGACTTTTCAGGAGGTCAATGAGAAGGTTCAGTGTTGCATGGTGGGCTTATTCATTCCCACTGAACACCCTGGCTCTGGCTTCAATTAAATATGCACAAGAGGTCAAAGGAGAAATTCCCCACATCCTAATGCTTCTGCTACTGGTGCTTTCTGTTTTGGTGAGCATCAGTTTGATCGTTTTCACTGCCTTAAATACTAAAATGCTTTTACCTGATAACGACCCAATTGTATGTCTTCCCAACATTTTGCCAGTTCGATCGGCCTCTACCACCAATGCCTAG
- the LOC107412700 gene encoding uncharacterized protein LOC107412700 isoform X2 produces the protein MIEFEHSASMLPSKFDKIANSKENKCVSGKRKVESVRSCYYARRKRICNEPFNSMDLSFLVAPGSSNYVVNGDEHLSANCMPGDPMSNPFGFEGSDMDAIDHAFPQNMIDSGDAAVHNFHLGVQNPVAGGFHIEQNNTHNEIPHIFGENPVAGTGSGIEDLGQSKELPVCDFFKADDLGMKSPSAFDHINSDQPNMCSDFEGNKVFNSPISECGASFSSLDYSSPLPGMSMWRTVSAPALPVDFSLKDKDLCTGGSFELPDDYDAKNTGTSGYDVPLDIEVKTEMDLDDFKGDSNREGYLAELSNSLMDFTNDEEFQCMNFDGKDLGKSYFDGLSSLLLNSPNDVGQDNINNITEAETSIAPDVCITSSSGVCPGELDDIGGSHNVDGQMSCSSETQMESSILASSFQFPELKDGVINCMLNTEDPEIPCNDDIFLPNHLSQTMMPSTAEQKFQEANNTISSSPKDFSGIQKTSDRGPSLMHKERNAPGKSHASSQMLCPNMQEIGSKPSLVNFGVKFEPSKPELPNVISKAVGIASGCPDQIGIENVRTKVSPEMHENGKEIVFTKHLTATDRFIEKQAFDSESFKSYSQTNASGIKEEHDVSVATRDQQSIHTEVASMNNVVPEPALNSPIPEQDGMLIESDDDVPCYSDIEAMILDMDLDPDDQDLYAREEVLRYQNESTKRAIIRLEQGAYSYMQRAIASHGALAILYGRHSKHYIKKPEVLLGRSTEDVTVDIDLGREGRANKISRRQATIKLEKGGSFHLKNLGKSAISINGKEVGPGLSVSLNSNCLIEIRGMPFIFETNPTRIKQYLDSITNIAQIQEHQL, from the exons ATGATTGAGTTTGAGCATTCTGCGTCAATGCTTCCATCTAAGTTTGATAAAATTGcaaattcaaaagaaaacaagtgTGTTTCTGGGAAGAGGAAAGTTGAAAGTGTCCGTAGTTGTTACTATGCTCGGCGTAAACGGATCTGCAATGAACCCTTTAATTCCATGGACCTCAGCTTTCTTGTTGCACCTGGTAGTAGCAATTATGTAGTAAACGGAGATGAGCATCTATCTGCAAATTGCATGCCTGGGGATCCGATGTCAAATCCTTTTGGATTTGAGGGGTCGGATATGGATGCTATAGACCATGCTTTTCCTCAAAATATGATTGATAGTGGTGATGCGGCAGTCCATAACTTCCATTTAGGAGTCCAGAATCCTGTTGCAGGAGGTTTTCATATTGAGCAAAATAACACACATAATGAAATTCCTCATATTTTTGGGGAGAATCCTGTTGCAGGTACTGGCTCTGGGATTGAGGACTTGGGACAATCGAAAGAATTGCCAGTATGTGACTTCTTTAAAGCTGATGACTTGGGAATGAAATCCCCATCTGCATTTGATCATATTAATAGTGACCAGCCAAATATGTGCTCCGATTTTGAAGGGAATAAGGTCTTTAATTCACCTATTTCAGAATGTGGAGCATCATTTAGCAGCTTGGATTATTCATCTCCACTTCCTGGGATGTCAATGTGGAGAACAGTCTCAGCACCAGCTTTGCCAGTTGACTTCAGTCTTAAAGATAAAGATCTGTGCACTGGAGGTTCTTTTGAACTTCCTGATGATTATGATGCTAAAAATACAGGAACATCAGGGTATGATGTGCCATTGGACATTGAGGTGAAAACCGAAATGGATTTGGATGATTTCAAAGGTGATAGTAACCGCGAAGGTTATTTGGCAGAATTATCTAATTCCTTAATGGACTTTACCAATGATGAAGAATTCCAATGCATGAATTTTGATGGAAAAGACCTAGGTAAGTCTTACTTTGATGGCCTGAGCTCGCTTTTGTTGAATTCACCAAATGATGTTGGTCAAgataacatcaataatataactGAAGCAGAGACATCAATAGCTCCGGATGTGTGTATTACAAGTTCTTCTGGTGTGTGTCCTGGAGAACTAGATGACATTGGGGGCTCTCACAATGTTGATGGACAAATGTCTTGCAGTTCAGAGACTCAGATGGAATCATCTATACTAGCTTCCAGTTTTCAATTTCCTGAATTGAAAGATGGAGTTATTAACTGCATGTTAAACACAGAAGACCCGGAAATTCCATGCAATGATGATATATTTCTTCCAAATCATTTGTCCCAGACGATGATGCCCTCTACAGCTGAACAGAAGTTTCAAGAAGCTAATAACACCATTTCTTCATCTCCTAAGGATTTCTCTGGCATTCAAAAAACTAGTGATAGAGGACCAAGCCTTATGCACAAAGAACGAAATGCTCCTGGAAAATCTCATGCATCTTCTCAAATGTTGTGTCCAAATATGCAGGAAATAGGCTCAAAACCTtctcttgttaattttggggTTAAATTTGAGCCGTCTAAGCCTGAGTTACCTAATGTAATTTCTAAGGCTGTAGGTATTGCCAGTGGTTGTCCAGATCAGATTGGTATAGAAAATGTAAGAACAAAAGTTTCCCCTGAAATGCATGAAAATGGTAAAGAAATTGTATTCACAAAGCATCTCACCGCAACTGATCGTTTTATAGAGAAGCAAGCTTTTGATTCTGAGAGCTTTAAAAGCTATTCTCAGACAAATGCTAGTGGAATTAAAGAGGAACATGATGTGTCAGTTGCAACTAGAGATCAGCAATCAATACATACAGAAGTAGCATCCATGAACAATGTTGTCCCAGAACCAGCTTTAAATTCTCCAATTCCAGAACAGGATGGGATGCTTATTGAGAGTGATGATGATGTACCTTGTTATTCAGATATTGAGGCAATG ATACTTGATATGGACTTGGATCCAGATGACCAGGACTTGTATGCGAGGGAGGAAG TCTTAAGATATCAGAATGAGTCCACTAAAAGGGCCATCATAAGGCTGGAACAGGGTGCTTATTCTTATATGCAGAGAGCTATTGCATCTCATGGAGCACTTGCCATTTTATATGGGCGCCACTCAAAGCATTATATTAAGAAACCTGAG GTTTTGCTTGGTAGATCAACAGAAGATGTGACTGTTGACATTGACTTGGGAAGAGAAGGCCGTGCTAATAAAATATCCCGACGGCAG GCAACTATTAAGTTGGAAAAAGGAGGATCATTCCATCTCAAAAATCTAGGAAAGTCTGCAATCTCCATTAACGGCAAGGAAGTAGGCCCTGGACTGAGTGTAAGCCTTAATTCCAATTGCTTGATTGAG ATAAGGGGAATGCCATTCATATTCGAGACAAACCCCACTCGCATCAAGCAGTATCTGGATAGCATCACGAACATTGCTCAAATACAGGAGCACCAATTGTGA
- the LOC107412700 gene encoding uncharacterized protein LOC107412700 isoform X1 yields the protein MGALAPVTPWIPEDDFLLKNAVEAGASLESLAKGAVQFSRRFTVRELQDRWLSLLYDPVVSAEASACMIEFEHSASMLPSKFDKIANSKENKCVSGKRKVESVRSCYYARRKRICNEPFNSMDLSFLVAPGSSNYVVNGDEHLSANCMPGDPMSNPFGFEGSDMDAIDHAFPQNMIDSGDAAVHNFHLGVQNPVAGGFHIEQNNTHNEIPHIFGENPVAGTGSGIEDLGQSKELPVCDFFKADDLGMKSPSAFDHINSDQPNMCSDFEGNKVFNSPISECGASFSSLDYSSPLPGMSMWRTVSAPALPVDFSLKDKDLCTGGSFELPDDYDAKNTGTSGYDVPLDIEVKTEMDLDDFKGDSNREGYLAELSNSLMDFTNDEEFQCMNFDGKDLGKSYFDGLSSLLLNSPNDVGQDNINNITEAETSIAPDVCITSSSGVCPGELDDIGGSHNVDGQMSCSSETQMESSILASSFQFPELKDGVINCMLNTEDPEIPCNDDIFLPNHLSQTMMPSTAEQKFQEANNTISSSPKDFSGIQKTSDRGPSLMHKERNAPGKSHASSQMLCPNMQEIGSKPSLVNFGVKFEPSKPELPNVISKAVGIASGCPDQIGIENVRTKVSPEMHENGKEIVFTKHLTATDRFIEKQAFDSESFKSYSQTNASGIKEEHDVSVATRDQQSIHTEVASMNNVVPEPALNSPIPEQDGMLIESDDDVPCYSDIEAMILDMDLDPDDQDLYAREEVLRYQNESTKRAIIRLEQGAYSYMQRAIASHGALAILYGRHSKHYIKKPEVLLGRSTEDVTVDIDLGREGRANKISRRQATIKLEKGGSFHLKNLGKSAISINGKEVGPGLSVSLNSNCLIEIRGMPFIFETNPTRIKQYLDSITNIAQIQEHQL from the exons ATGGGTGCTCTAGCTCCTGTCACTCCTTGGATTCCTGAAGATGACTTTTTGCTGAAAAACGCCGTCGAG GCTGGTGCTTCCTTGGAGTCACTTGCTAAAGGTGCTGTGCAATTTTCTCGCAGATTTACTGTTCGAGAACTGCAAGATCGGTGGCTTTCTCTCCTTTATGATCCTGTTGTTTCTGCAGAAGCTTCTGCTTGTATGATTGAGTTTGAGCATTCTGCGTCAATGCTTCCATCTAAGTTTGATAAAATTGcaaattcaaaagaaaacaagtgTGTTTCTGGGAAGAGGAAAGTTGAAAGTGTCCGTAGTTGTTACTATGCTCGGCGTAAACGGATCTGCAATGAACCCTTTAATTCCATGGACCTCAGCTTTCTTGTTGCACCTGGTAGTAGCAATTATGTAGTAAACGGAGATGAGCATCTATCTGCAAATTGCATGCCTGGGGATCCGATGTCAAATCCTTTTGGATTTGAGGGGTCGGATATGGATGCTATAGACCATGCTTTTCCTCAAAATATGATTGATAGTGGTGATGCGGCAGTCCATAACTTCCATTTAGGAGTCCAGAATCCTGTTGCAGGAGGTTTTCATATTGAGCAAAATAACACACATAATGAAATTCCTCATATTTTTGGGGAGAATCCTGTTGCAGGTACTGGCTCTGGGATTGAGGACTTGGGACAATCGAAAGAATTGCCAGTATGTGACTTCTTTAAAGCTGATGACTTGGGAATGAAATCCCCATCTGCATTTGATCATATTAATAGTGACCAGCCAAATATGTGCTCCGATTTTGAAGGGAATAAGGTCTTTAATTCACCTATTTCAGAATGTGGAGCATCATTTAGCAGCTTGGATTATTCATCTCCACTTCCTGGGATGTCAATGTGGAGAACAGTCTCAGCACCAGCTTTGCCAGTTGACTTCAGTCTTAAAGATAAAGATCTGTGCACTGGAGGTTCTTTTGAACTTCCTGATGATTATGATGCTAAAAATACAGGAACATCAGGGTATGATGTGCCATTGGACATTGAGGTGAAAACCGAAATGGATTTGGATGATTTCAAAGGTGATAGTAACCGCGAAGGTTATTTGGCAGAATTATCTAATTCCTTAATGGACTTTACCAATGATGAAGAATTCCAATGCATGAATTTTGATGGAAAAGACCTAGGTAAGTCTTACTTTGATGGCCTGAGCTCGCTTTTGTTGAATTCACCAAATGATGTTGGTCAAgataacatcaataatataactGAAGCAGAGACATCAATAGCTCCGGATGTGTGTATTACAAGTTCTTCTGGTGTGTGTCCTGGAGAACTAGATGACATTGGGGGCTCTCACAATGTTGATGGACAAATGTCTTGCAGTTCAGAGACTCAGATGGAATCATCTATACTAGCTTCCAGTTTTCAATTTCCTGAATTGAAAGATGGAGTTATTAACTGCATGTTAAACACAGAAGACCCGGAAATTCCATGCAATGATGATATATTTCTTCCAAATCATTTGTCCCAGACGATGATGCCCTCTACAGCTGAACAGAAGTTTCAAGAAGCTAATAACACCATTTCTTCATCTCCTAAGGATTTCTCTGGCATTCAAAAAACTAGTGATAGAGGACCAAGCCTTATGCACAAAGAACGAAATGCTCCTGGAAAATCTCATGCATCTTCTCAAATGTTGTGTCCAAATATGCAGGAAATAGGCTCAAAACCTtctcttgttaattttggggTTAAATTTGAGCCGTCTAAGCCTGAGTTACCTAATGTAATTTCTAAGGCTGTAGGTATTGCCAGTGGTTGTCCAGATCAGATTGGTATAGAAAATGTAAGAACAAAAGTTTCCCCTGAAATGCATGAAAATGGTAAAGAAATTGTATTCACAAAGCATCTCACCGCAACTGATCGTTTTATAGAGAAGCAAGCTTTTGATTCTGAGAGCTTTAAAAGCTATTCTCAGACAAATGCTAGTGGAATTAAAGAGGAACATGATGTGTCAGTTGCAACTAGAGATCAGCAATCAATACATACAGAAGTAGCATCCATGAACAATGTTGTCCCAGAACCAGCTTTAAATTCTCCAATTCCAGAACAGGATGGGATGCTTATTGAGAGTGATGATGATGTACCTTGTTATTCAGATATTGAGGCAATG ATACTTGATATGGACTTGGATCCAGATGACCAGGACTTGTATGCGAGGGAGGAAG TCTTAAGATATCAGAATGAGTCCACTAAAAGGGCCATCATAAGGCTGGAACAGGGTGCTTATTCTTATATGCAGAGAGCTATTGCATCTCATGGAGCACTTGCCATTTTATATGGGCGCCACTCAAAGCATTATATTAAGAAACCTGAG GTTTTGCTTGGTAGATCAACAGAAGATGTGACTGTTGACATTGACTTGGGAAGAGAAGGCCGTGCTAATAAAATATCCCGACGGCAG GCAACTATTAAGTTGGAAAAAGGAGGATCATTCCATCTCAAAAATCTAGGAAAGTCTGCAATCTCCATTAACGGCAAGGAAGTAGGCCCTGGACTGAGTGTAAGCCTTAATTCCAATTGCTTGATTGAG ATAAGGGGAATGCCATTCATATTCGAGACAAACCCCACTCGCATCAAGCAGTATCTGGATAGCATCACGAACATTGCTCAAATACAGGAGCACCAATTGTGA
- the LOC107412700 gene encoding uncharacterized protein LOC107412700 isoform X3, with the protein MGALAPVTPWIPEDDFLLKNAVEAGASLESLAKGAVQFSRRFTVRELQDRWLSLLYDPVVSAEASACMIEFEHSASMLPSKFDKIANSKENKCVSGKRKVESVRSCYYARRKRICNEPFNSMDLSFLVAPGSSNYVVNGDEHLSANCMPGDPMSNPFGFEGSDMDAIDHAFPQNMIDSGDAAVHNFHLGVQNPVAGGFHIEQNNTHNEIPHIFGENPVAGTGSGIEDLGQSKELPVCDFFKADDLGMKSPSAFDHINSDQPNMCSDFEGNKVFNSPISECGASFSSLDYSSPLPGMSMWRTVSAPALPVDFSLKDKDLCTGGSFELPDDYDAKNTGTSGYDVPLDIEVKTEMDLDDFKGDSNREGYLAELSNSLMDFTNDEEFQCMNFDGKDLGKSYFDGLSSLLLNSPNDVGQDNINNITEAETSIAPDVCITSSSGVCPGELDDIGGSHNVDGQMSCSSETQMESSILASSFQFPELKDGVINCMLNTEDPEIPCNDDIFLPNHLSQTMMPSTAEQKFQEANNTISSSPKDFSGIQKTSDRGPSLMHKERNAPGKSHASSQMLCPNMQEIGSKPSLVNFGVKFEPSKPELPNVISKAVGIASGCPDQIGIENVRTKVSPEMHENGKEIVFTKHLTATDRFIEKQAFDSESFKSYSQTNASGIKEEHDVSVATRDQQSIHTEVASMNNVVPEPALNSPIPEQDGMLIESDDDVPCYSDIEAMILDMDLDPDDQDLYAREEVLRYQNESTKRAIIRLEQGAYSYMQRAIASHGALAILYGRHSKHYIKKPEARIGLWKFYGTSGCKSANVE; encoded by the exons ATGGGTGCTCTAGCTCCTGTCACTCCTTGGATTCCTGAAGATGACTTTTTGCTGAAAAACGCCGTCGAG GCTGGTGCTTCCTTGGAGTCACTTGCTAAAGGTGCTGTGCAATTTTCTCGCAGATTTACTGTTCGAGAACTGCAAGATCGGTGGCTTTCTCTCCTTTATGATCCTGTTGTTTCTGCAGAAGCTTCTGCTTGTATGATTGAGTTTGAGCATTCTGCGTCAATGCTTCCATCTAAGTTTGATAAAATTGcaaattcaaaagaaaacaagtgTGTTTCTGGGAAGAGGAAAGTTGAAAGTGTCCGTAGTTGTTACTATGCTCGGCGTAAACGGATCTGCAATGAACCCTTTAATTCCATGGACCTCAGCTTTCTTGTTGCACCTGGTAGTAGCAATTATGTAGTAAACGGAGATGAGCATCTATCTGCAAATTGCATGCCTGGGGATCCGATGTCAAATCCTTTTGGATTTGAGGGGTCGGATATGGATGCTATAGACCATGCTTTTCCTCAAAATATGATTGATAGTGGTGATGCGGCAGTCCATAACTTCCATTTAGGAGTCCAGAATCCTGTTGCAGGAGGTTTTCATATTGAGCAAAATAACACACATAATGAAATTCCTCATATTTTTGGGGAGAATCCTGTTGCAGGTACTGGCTCTGGGATTGAGGACTTGGGACAATCGAAAGAATTGCCAGTATGTGACTTCTTTAAAGCTGATGACTTGGGAATGAAATCCCCATCTGCATTTGATCATATTAATAGTGACCAGCCAAATATGTGCTCCGATTTTGAAGGGAATAAGGTCTTTAATTCACCTATTTCAGAATGTGGAGCATCATTTAGCAGCTTGGATTATTCATCTCCACTTCCTGGGATGTCAATGTGGAGAACAGTCTCAGCACCAGCTTTGCCAGTTGACTTCAGTCTTAAAGATAAAGATCTGTGCACTGGAGGTTCTTTTGAACTTCCTGATGATTATGATGCTAAAAATACAGGAACATCAGGGTATGATGTGCCATTGGACATTGAGGTGAAAACCGAAATGGATTTGGATGATTTCAAAGGTGATAGTAACCGCGAAGGTTATTTGGCAGAATTATCTAATTCCTTAATGGACTTTACCAATGATGAAGAATTCCAATGCATGAATTTTGATGGAAAAGACCTAGGTAAGTCTTACTTTGATGGCCTGAGCTCGCTTTTGTTGAATTCACCAAATGATGTTGGTCAAgataacatcaataatataactGAAGCAGAGACATCAATAGCTCCGGATGTGTGTATTACAAGTTCTTCTGGTGTGTGTCCTGGAGAACTAGATGACATTGGGGGCTCTCACAATGTTGATGGACAAATGTCTTGCAGTTCAGAGACTCAGATGGAATCATCTATACTAGCTTCCAGTTTTCAATTTCCTGAATTGAAAGATGGAGTTATTAACTGCATGTTAAACACAGAAGACCCGGAAATTCCATGCAATGATGATATATTTCTTCCAAATCATTTGTCCCAGACGATGATGCCCTCTACAGCTGAACAGAAGTTTCAAGAAGCTAATAACACCATTTCTTCATCTCCTAAGGATTTCTCTGGCATTCAAAAAACTAGTGATAGAGGACCAAGCCTTATGCACAAAGAACGAAATGCTCCTGGAAAATCTCATGCATCTTCTCAAATGTTGTGTCCAAATATGCAGGAAATAGGCTCAAAACCTtctcttgttaattttggggTTAAATTTGAGCCGTCTAAGCCTGAGTTACCTAATGTAATTTCTAAGGCTGTAGGTATTGCCAGTGGTTGTCCAGATCAGATTGGTATAGAAAATGTAAGAACAAAAGTTTCCCCTGAAATGCATGAAAATGGTAAAGAAATTGTATTCACAAAGCATCTCACCGCAACTGATCGTTTTATAGAGAAGCAAGCTTTTGATTCTGAGAGCTTTAAAAGCTATTCTCAGACAAATGCTAGTGGAATTAAAGAGGAACATGATGTGTCAGTTGCAACTAGAGATCAGCAATCAATACATACAGAAGTAGCATCCATGAACAATGTTGTCCCAGAACCAGCTTTAAATTCTCCAATTCCAGAACAGGATGGGATGCTTATTGAGAGTGATGATGATGTACCTTGTTATTCAGATATTGAGGCAATG ATACTTGATATGGACTTGGATCCAGATGACCAGGACTTGTATGCGAGGGAGGAAG TCTTAAGATATCAGAATGAGTCCACTAAAAGGGCCATCATAAGGCTGGAACAGGGTGCTTATTCTTATATGCAGAGAGCTATTGCATCTCATGGAGCACTTGCCATTTTATATGGGCGCCACTCAAAGCATTATATTAAGAAACCTGAG GCTAGAATAggtttatggaaattttatggtacaAGTGGGTGCAAGTCAGCCAACGTGGAATGA
- the LOC107420468 gene encoding receptor-like protein 38: MSNYNSSSLFISFNSLLLLLLLVSLCPELFHSVHSRTFTGDMQVLKDLKNGLKTGSITPGSCLSSWDFSVDPCDHIFTQRFTCGFRCDRIVSGSARVTEITLDQVGYSGSLASTSWNLPYLHTLDLSFNSFSGEIPDSFANLSRLRHLSLSENSLTGFVPDSLGDLSLLEEIYLDGNYLRGPIPSSFNRLISLKRLELQGNNFCGEIPILDSLKNLYFLDASDNHISGEVPSPLPTSLVELSIRNNNLEGDMPSGFGNLVVLQVLDLSHNELSGRVSSFLFDHPSLQQLTLSHNNFTSMGAPYNMGVNSRLIALDLSHNKLRGLLPAFMAFMPKLSALSLEHNEFTGMVPSQYAVKAAIPGAGTSSFERLLLGGNYLFGPIPGPLMGLKPGSANVSLVDNCLFRCPDIFFFCQGGRQKSLLDCKTFSRFIP; encoded by the coding sequence atgtcaaaTTACAATTCTTCTTCCCTCTTCATCTCCTTcaattctcttcttcttcttcttcttttggtaTCACTATGTCCAGAACTGTTCCATTCAGTACATTCAAGAACCTTCACGGGAGACATGCAAGTTCTGAAAGATCTGAAAAACGGGTTGAAAACCGGTTCCATAACACCCGGATCCTGTCTGAGCTCTTGGGATTTCTCGGTGGACCCCTGCGACCACATCTTCACGCAGCGCTTTACATGCGGATTCAGATGCGACCGAATCGTCTCGGGCTCTGCTCGGGTCACCGAGATCACTCTCGACCAGGTGGGTTACTCTGGCTCTCTCGCTTCCACCTCCTGGAACCTCCCTTACCTCCACACTCTGGACCTTtctttcaactccttctccggCGAAATTCCCGACTCGTTCGCCAACCTATCACGCCTACGTCATCTAAGCCTCTCCGAGAACTCTCTCACCGGTTTCGTCCCCGATTCGCTTGGCGATCTTTCTCTCCTGGAAGAGATTTACCTCGATGGTAACTACCTTCGCGGCCCAATCCCATCGAGCTTCAACCGCCTCATCAGCTTGAAACGGCTCGAGCTCCAAGGCAATAACTTCTGCGGCGAGATTCCCATCTTGGATTCGCTCAAAAACCTGTATTTTCTCGATGCGAGTGATAATCACATTTCTGGTGAAGTCCCCTCGCCATTGCCGACTTCACTGGTGGAATTGTCGATCCGAAACAACAATCTAGAAGGTGATATGCCGAGTGGTTTCGGTAATTTGGTGGTTCTTCAGGTACTGGATCTGAGTCACAACGAGTTAAGTGGGCGAGTGAGCTCGTTTCTGTTCGATCACCCTTCGCTGCAACAACTTACGCTTTCTCACAACAACTTCACGTCAATGGGAGCTCCATATAATATGGGCGTTAATAGTAGATTAATAGCGCTTGATCTGAGCCATAACAAGCTCCGAGGTCTGTTACCAGCTTTCATGGCATTCATGCCGAAGCTTTCGGCTCTGTCTCTGGAGCATAACGAGTTTACAGGGATGGTGCCATCTCAATATGCAGTGAAAGCGGCCATTCCTGGGGCAGGAACGTCGTCGTTCGAGAGGCTGTTACTGGGTGGGAACTACTTATTTGGGCCGATTCCTGGGCCTTTGATGGGCTTGAAGCCTGGTTCAGCTAACGTGAGCCTGGTGGATAATTGCTTGTTTCGGTGCCCAGACATATTCTTCTTTTGTCAAGGTGGGCGACAAAAGTCGTTGCTGGATTGTAAAACTTTTTCGCGTTTTATTCCTTGA
- the LOC107412697 gene encoding agamous-like MADS-box protein AP3 — protein sequence MARGKIQIKRIENTTNRQVTYSKRRNGLFKKANELTILCDAKVSILMLSSTGKLHEFISPSTTTKQIYDQYQRSEGVDLWNSHYERMQENLKKLKEVNRSLRKQIRQRMGDCLNELSFKELLGLEQDMEEAVKVIRERKYKVLSNQIETTNKKLKQARQINKNLLIEFDAREDDPHYGLVDNRGDYESVIGYSTEIVPRMFALRLQPNQPNLHSGTGSDLIAYPLLE from the exons atggcAAGGGGAAAGATCCAGATCAAGAGGATAGAGAACACAACCAACAGGCAGGTAACCTATTCCAAGAGACGCAATGGGCTTTTCAAGAAAGCCAACGAGCTCACCATTCTCTGCGATGCTAAAGTCTCCATTCTCATGCTTTCCAGCACCGGAAAACTCCATGAATTCATCAGCCCATCCACCAC AACGAAGCAAATATACGATCAGTACCAGAGGTCTGAAGGAGTCGATCTATGGAACTCTCACTATGAg AGAATGCAAGAGAACCTGAAGAAGCTGAAAGAGGTAAATAGGAGTCTCCGGAAGCAGATCAG GCAGAGGATGGGTGACTGCCTGAACGAGCTGAGCTTTAAGGAACTGCTTGGGCTTGAGCAAGATATGGAAGAGGCTGTCAAAGTTATTCGAGAACGCAAG TATAAGGTGCTTTCTAATCAGATCGAAACTACCAACAAAAAG CTAAAGCAAGCaagacaaataaacaaaaatctcCTTATCGAATTT GATGCTAGAGAAGATGATCCACACTATGGATTAGTTGACAATAGAGGGGATTATGAATCCGTTATTGGATACTCAACAGAAATAGTTCCTCGCATGTTTGCATTGCGCCTGCAACCGAACCAGCCTAACCTTCACAGTGGAACAGGCTCAGATCTCATTGCCTATCCCTTGCTTGAGTAG